The Piliocolobus tephrosceles isolate RC106 chromosome 3, ASM277652v3, whole genome shotgun sequence genome has a window encoding:
- the LOC111553911 gene encoding ubiquitin-conjugating enzyme E2 N-like: protein MAGLPRRIIKETQRLLAEPVPGIKAEAYENNTHYFHVVIAGPRDSPFEGRTFKLELFLPEEYPMAAPKVHLMTKIYHPNVDKLGRICLDILKGKCSPALQIHTVRLSIQALLNAPNPDDPLANYIEEQWKTNEAQAIETARAETRLSAINNI from the exons ATGGCTGGGCTGCCCCGCAGGATCATCAAGGAAACCCAGCGTTTGCTGGCAGAACCAGTTCCTGGCATCAAAGCAGAAGCATATGAGAACAACACCCATTATTTTCATGTGGTCATTGCCGGCCCCCGGGATTCCCCCTTTGAGGGAAGGACCTTCAAACTTGAACTATTTCTTCCAGAAGAATACCCAATGGCAGCCCCTAAAGTGCACCTCATGACCAAAATTTATCATCCTAATGTAGACAAGTTGGGGAGAATATGTTTAGATATTTTGAAAG gtaagtgttccccagccctgcagaTCCACACAGTTCGGCTATCGATCCAGGCCTTGTTAAATGCTCCCAATCCAGATGATCCATTAGCAAATTATATAGAGGAGCAGTGGAAGACCAATGAAGCCCAAGCCATAGAAACTGCTAGAGCAGAGACTAGGCTATCTGccattaataatatttaa